A region from the Devosia lucknowensis genome encodes:
- a CDS encoding class I SAM-dependent methyltransferase has translation MITAGMCKRNYSPSSKELGHKLICPVCGSPDIAVLPAPHAGRSMASDGRVIAAALEKASCCACGHGFHARPLTSEDRDQLYDDSYDLGLHDVAADASRATDYAALITEFIDRHVPGYRLPGLSIVEYGCGSGALLNRLVQQWQAAPSLGIEAASGLVDAARMRGWQNVEIRQGFAEAAAASVPHYDLCLSVNVVEHALDPVSFLAVGKTSIGQDGLIVTICPNGDWPSTELLFRDHVSSFTTSSFAAVAEQAGLRVVTSAALSGRQSGFSIYLLQHGASPKSTNAAAAELAEKRLRYLEGWQELEGAVLKGVGTRPFVIFGTGEFADLLHAYCPRVTDRAQCYVVDRPVQSTRHGRDILDIVQFEEERILLLAAVHPRSWPLLCDRFGPDSDRLIHPYQFSSLRSEL, from the coding sequence ATGATCACGGCGGGCATGTGCAAGCGAAATTATTCCCCGTCCAGCAAAGAGCTTGGCCATAAATTGATCTGTCCTGTCTGCGGATCCCCCGATATTGCAGTTCTGCCGGCGCCCCATGCGGGCCGCTCAATGGCGAGCGACGGCCGCGTCATCGCCGCCGCGCTCGAAAAGGCATCCTGCTGCGCGTGCGGGCACGGCTTCCACGCCAGGCCGCTGACCTCCGAGGACCGGGACCAGCTCTACGACGACAGCTATGATCTCGGGCTGCACGATGTCGCCGCCGACGCATCACGAGCGACAGACTACGCCGCGCTGATCACCGAGTTCATCGACCGGCATGTGCCAGGCTATCGGCTCCCGGGGCTATCGATCGTGGAATACGGCTGCGGCAGCGGAGCCTTGCTCAACCGGCTAGTACAGCAATGGCAGGCGGCGCCCTCGCTTGGGATTGAGGCCGCCTCCGGCCTTGTCGATGCCGCCAGGATGCGCGGTTGGCAGAATGTGGAAATCCGCCAGGGTTTCGCAGAAGCCGCAGCCGCATCAGTGCCACATTACGACCTGTGCCTGTCGGTCAACGTGGTCGAACATGCGCTTGATCCGGTGTCTTTTCTGGCTGTTGGCAAAACCTCAATTGGGCAAGATGGCCTCATCGTCACCATCTGCCCTAATGGCGACTGGCCCAGCACCGAACTACTGTTCCGCGATCATGTATCGAGTTTTACGACGAGCTCATTTGCAGCTGTCGCCGAGCAGGCGGGCCTGAGGGTGGTTACCTCGGCGGCATTGTCCGGCCGGCAATCCGGCTTCAGTATTTATCTGCTGCAGCATGGCGCCAGCCCGAAGTCGACGAACGCCGCCGCCGCCGAGCTTGCCGAGAAGCGACTGCGCTATCTGGAAGGCTGGCAGGAACTGGAAGGCGCGGTGCTAAAGGGCGTGGGAACGCGGCCTTTCGTGATTTTTGGGACAGGCGAATTCGCCGACCTGCTGCACGCCTATTGCCCGCGCGTTACGGACCGGGCGCAGTGTTATGTTGTCGACCGCCCCGTCCAGTCTACGAGGCATGGGCGCGATATACTGGACATTGTGCAGTTCGAGGAAGAACGAATTCTCCTTCTGGCAGCCGTCCATCCGCGCAGCTGGCCGCTCCTTTGTGACCGCTTCGGACCAGATTCCGATCGTCTGATTCATCCCTATCAATTCTCCAGCCTGAGATCTGAGCTATGA
- a CDS encoding glycosyltransferase family 2 protein, whose protein sequence is MDSTNTDQSTSGWPHAAANPDIAVKVSVLSIVTTVYRSAATIKTFIERAIGAVSSAAERIEVIVVDDGSPDDSASIVRDLADQDDRITLVQLSRNFGHHKAMIAGLENARGDLIFLIDSDLEEEPEHLTPMLARLRQEQVDVVYGVQRERRGGFIERVSGNVFYSTFSRLSEVELPRNVATMRLMTRRYVRSFLLFRDHNPVFVPLSILVGYRQAAYVFDKRSSSATTYSVRSRISLLILALTSFSGKPLLLIFWASVVFSSVSFFFGLSVVVNAVVGPVQDGWSSLMAAVVFFFSLNALMTGILGLYVKLILDEVKDRPRTVVQEVYRKST, encoded by the coding sequence TTGGACTCGACGAATACCGATCAGTCAACGAGTGGTTGGCCGCACGCAGCAGCAAACCCTGACATAGCGGTCAAGGTTAGCGTCCTCAGCATCGTTACGACCGTCTATCGGTCCGCTGCGACGATCAAGACCTTCATCGAGCGCGCGATAGGTGCAGTATCGAGCGCGGCCGAGCGGATCGAGGTCATCGTTGTCGATGACGGCAGCCCGGACGATTCGGCATCTATCGTGCGGGACTTAGCGGACCAGGACGACCGCATCACGCTCGTGCAGCTCAGCCGCAATTTCGGCCATCACAAGGCGATGATTGCCGGGTTGGAGAATGCCCGCGGCGATCTGATATTCCTGATCGACAGCGACCTAGAGGAAGAGCCCGAGCACCTCACCCCCATGCTCGCTAGACTGCGACAGGAGCAGGTCGACGTGGTCTATGGCGTGCAGCGCGAACGCCGCGGCGGCTTCATTGAGCGCGTTTCGGGCAATGTGTTCTATTCTACCTTCAGCCGACTGAGCGAAGTTGAACTGCCCCGAAATGTAGCCACGATGCGGCTTATGACGCGGCGTTATGTCCGCTCCTTTCTGCTGTTCCGGGACCACAATCCAGTCTTCGTACCCCTGTCGATCCTCGTCGGTTACCGGCAGGCGGCCTATGTCTTCGACAAGAGAAGCTCCAGCGCGACGACCTATTCGGTCCGCAGCCGCATCTCGCTGCTGATCCTGGCGCTCACCAGTTTCAGCGGCAAGCCGCTGCTGTTGATATTCTGGGCGAGCGTGGTCTTTTCTTCAGTAAGTTTCTTTTTCGGGCTCTCTGTGGTGGTCAATGCCGTGGTTGGACCGGTGCAAGACGGCTGGTCCTCGCTGATGGCGGCAGTCGTGTTCTTCTTCAGCCTCAACGCACTCATGACGGGAATATTGGGCCTCTACGTCAAACTGATCCTTGATGAGGTGAAGGACCGTCCCAGAACGGTCGTGCAAGAAGTCTATCGCAAATCGACATAA
- the rfbB gene encoding dTDP-glucose 4,6-dehydratase — translation MTILVTGGAGFIGANFVTDWLRRSSEPVVTLDSLTYAGNPGNLPDHDRHTLVVGDIADRGLVAQALATHRPRAVLHFAAESHVDRSITGPSAFIQTNVVGTFELLEAVRLYLDQGAVGERAAFRFLHVSTDEVYGSLPSDAPAFTETTAYAPNSPYSASKAASDHLVRSYHHSFGLPVLTTNCSNNYGPYQYPEKLIPVAIRSALSGAPIPVYGNGTNIRDWLYVADHCSAIRAVLDRGRVGETYNVGGNNEVANIDLVRMICNLLDEMAPLPSKRSYGEQISFVTDRAGHDFRYAINSSKITKEVGWQPTEQLASGLRKTVRWYLDHGQWVTDALKRRDQGRVLA, via the coding sequence ATGACGATACTGGTAACGGGTGGCGCCGGTTTCATAGGGGCCAATTTTGTGACCGACTGGTTGCGCCGTTCCAGCGAGCCGGTTGTCACTCTTGATAGCCTCACCTATGCCGGCAATCCCGGCAACCTCCCTGATCACGATCGGCATACTCTGGTTGTGGGTGACATCGCCGATCGCGGACTTGTCGCGCAGGCACTAGCCACCCATCGTCCGCGTGCAGTGCTGCATTTTGCAGCCGAGTCCCACGTCGATCGCTCCATTACTGGGCCATCAGCCTTTATCCAGACCAATGTCGTGGGCACGTTCGAACTGCTCGAGGCGGTGCGACTTTATCTCGATCAAGGCGCTGTCGGGGAACGCGCCGCGTTCCGTTTTCTGCATGTGTCGACCGACGAAGTCTATGGCAGTCTTCCTTCGGACGCTCCCGCTTTCACCGAGACCACTGCCTATGCCCCCAACAGCCCCTATTCGGCATCCAAGGCCGCATCGGACCATCTGGTGAGGTCCTACCACCACTCCTTTGGCTTGCCTGTCCTGACTACAAATTGTTCGAACAATTACGGGCCCTATCAATATCCGGAAAAGCTCATTCCTGTTGCCATCCGGTCCGCCCTGTCCGGCGCGCCGATCCCGGTCTATGGCAATGGCACCAATATCCGTGATTGGCTCTACGTCGCCGACCATTGCTCCGCCATCCGCGCCGTGCTCGACCGTGGCCGCGTCGGTGAAACCTATAATGTCGGTGGCAATAATGAGGTCGCCAACATTGATCTCGTGCGCATGATCTGCAACCTGCTCGACGAAATGGCGCCCCTGCCTTCGAAGCGATCCTACGGCGAGCAGATTTCCTTCGTCACCGACCGGGCCGGACACGATTTCCGCTATGCTATCAACAGCAGCAAAATTACTAAGGAGGTTGGCTGGCAGCCCACTGAGCAGCTCGCCAGTGGCCTGCGCAAGACTGTGCGCTGGTATCTCGATCACGGCCAGTGGGTGACCGATGCCCTGAAGCGTCGCGATCAGGGCAGGGTACTGGCATGA
- a CDS encoding WbqC family protein yields MTRVAIVQSNYIPWKGYFDLIAAVDQFILYDEMQFTRRDWRNRNLIKTPQGTQWLTVPVKVKGKYTQTIRETEIQDPSWAEAHWKTLCANYARAPHFREVSAVLEPLYREHYDNISDVNRRFIETICDYLGIGTTIFNSWDYSLAEGKSERLADLCRQAGATTYISGPAAREYLDETVFADLGIAVEWFDYGGYPTYPQLWGEFVHGVSIVDLLFNSGANAPEAMKYVQRKPA; encoded by the coding sequence ATGACGAGGGTGGCGATAGTTCAGTCCAACTATATTCCCTGGAAGGGTTATTTCGATCTAATCGCCGCCGTAGATCAGTTCATTCTCTATGATGAGATGCAGTTCACACGCCGCGACTGGCGCAATCGCAATCTCATCAAGACCCCGCAGGGTACGCAATGGCTGACCGTTCCGGTAAAGGTGAAGGGCAAATATACCCAGACTATCCGTGAGACCGAGATCCAGGATCCATCCTGGGCCGAGGCGCATTGGAAGACGCTTTGCGCCAACTATGCCCGGGCCCCCCATTTCAGGGAGGTCTCGGCGGTGCTAGAGCCGCTTTATCGTGAGCATTACGACAATATTTCCGACGTCAACCGCCGATTCATCGAAACGATCTGCGACTATTTGGGTATCGGAACGACGATCTTCAATTCCTGGGATTATTCGCTCGCCGAAGGCAAGAGCGAGCGGTTGGCCGATCTGTGCCGACAGGCCGGCGCGACCACCTATATTTCGGGACCCGCTGCCCGGGAATATCTCGACGAAACGGTCTTCGCCGATCTCGGTATTGCTGTCGAATGGTTTGATTACGGTGGCTATCCAACGTATCCCCAGCTTTGGGGAGAATTCGTCCACGGCGTCAGCATTGTGGATCTGCT
- a CDS encoding phytanoyl-CoA dioxygenase family protein, whose translation MTEIARYGVKEALVAKDDIDVLVEEIRLLGYTSLASGLSETELDTLSGVFDAAEQRYQADAAEKSLDLAAIGERDTIRVLPAMAPEFWQVVFNERLHRLLGQCLGDYYILNQANGLINRANASRYSQAAYHRDLPYQHFVSSRPIAINALFAMDEFTIENGATRVIPASHTREPFPSDDTVRRLEKQVTVPRGTFIVLDCMIYHAGSTNFSANNRRAVNHVFTIPMLRQQIHFPSVIGYDRDLSDWQRKVLGFGLDEYRSVNEWLAARSSKP comes from the coding sequence ATGACTGAAATTGCCCGTTACGGTGTCAAGGAAGCGCTGGTGGCCAAGGACGATATCGACGTCCTGGTCGAGGAAATCAGGCTGCTAGGCTATACTTCGTTGGCGTCAGGATTATCGGAAACCGAGCTCGATACGCTATCGGGGGTGTTCGACGCCGCCGAGCAACGCTATCAGGCCGACGCAGCAGAAAAGAGCCTCGACCTGGCCGCGATTGGTGAGCGCGACACGATCCGCGTGCTGCCGGCCATGGCGCCCGAATTCTGGCAGGTGGTGTTCAACGAGCGGCTGCATCGGCTGCTCGGCCAGTGCCTAGGGGACTATTACATCCTCAACCAGGCCAATGGCTTGATCAACCGCGCTAATGCCAGCCGCTATTCACAGGCGGCATATCATCGGGATCTGCCCTACCAGCATTTCGTCAGCTCCCGGCCAATTGCGATCAATGCTCTGTTCGCGATGGACGAGTTCACCATCGAGAATGGGGCGACGCGCGTCATTCCGGCGAGCCACACGCGTGAACCGTTCCCTTCCGACGACACGGTGCGTCGCCTCGAAAAGCAGGTTACGGTGCCGCGAGGGACATTCATCGTGCTCGACTGCATGATCTACCATGCGGGATCGACGAACTTCTCTGCAAACAACCGCCGCGCCGTCAATCACGTTTTCACCATACCGATGCTCCGCCAGCAGATACATTTTCCGTCGGTGATCGGGTACGATCGAGACCTAAGCGATTGGCAACGAAAGGTACTGGGATTTGGACTCGACGAATACCGATCAGTCAACGAGTGGTTGGCCGCACGCAGCAGCAAACCCTGA